In Dolichospermum flos-aquae CCAP 1403/13F, the following proteins share a genomic window:
- a CDS encoding pyridoxal-phosphate dependent enzyme has translation MPDTMSLERRAMLKAYGAQLELTPGIEGMIGAIRRAEEIVASLPHAFIPQQFVNPANPKIHRETTAEELWADTDGEIDIVVSGVGTGGTITGIAEVIKPRKPSFQAIAVEPSASHVLTGGSPGGHQVQGIGAGFIPKVLRLELIDEVISVTDEDAIAFSRCLATEEGLLSGISSGAALWAAIQVGKRPENAGKFPAVIVVQEIFGVNIHIREVTERLAQQGYVAIAPAIFQRQAPGFEAKYTPEDIQLGRQYKEQTKAEEILSDIQSTIAYLKTLPNVNADAMPAASEAIASIGFCFGGHIVYLAATLPEIKATASFYGGGIPNSTPGGGEPTITHTPDIKGTLYAFFGTEDQGIPPEQTEQVEAELQKHNIPHQVFRYPAEHGFFCNHRASYNAEAAADAWLKVKELFHKQLQTV, from the coding sequence ATGCCAGATACTATGAGCTTAGAACGGCGAGCGATGCTCAAAGCCTACGGCGCACAGTTGGAACTAACTCCGGGTATTGAAGGGATGATAGGAGCTATCCGACGGGCAGAAGAAATTGTTGCCTCCCTCCCCCATGCCTTTATCCCCCAACAATTCGTTAATCCTGCCAATCCGAAAATTCACCGAGAGACAACAGCCGAGGAACTTTGGGCAGATACCGATGGAGAAATTGACATTGTGGTGTCTGGTGTTGGTACTGGAGGCACAATTACCGGGATAGCAGAAGTCATCAAGCCCCGTAAACCCAGTTTTCAAGCTATTGCTGTCGAACCGTCCGCTAGTCATGTCTTGACTGGTGGTTCGCCAGGGGGGCATCAAGTTCAAGGGATAGGCGCTGGGTTTATTCCCAAAGTGCTGCGCTTGGAACTGATTGATGAAGTGATTTCTGTCACCGATGAAGATGCGATCGCCTTCAGTCGCTGTTTAGCTACAGAAGAAGGATTACTATCGGGCATTTCTTCTGGAGCAGCCTTGTGGGCAGCGATTCAGGTGGGTAAACGTCCAGAGAATGCCGGGAAATTTCCGGCTGTGATTGTGGTACAGGAAATTTTCGGGGTGAATATTCATATTCGGGAAGTAACAGAGAGATTAGCACAACAAGGATATGTTGCGATCGCTCCTGCTATCTTCCAACGCCAAGCGCCCGGTTTTGAGGCTAAATACACCCCTGAAGATATTCAATTAGGCAGACAATACAAAGAACAGACCAAAGCCGAGGAAATATTAAGCGATATTCAGTCCACAATTGCTTATCTAAAAACCCTGCCTAACGTTAATGCTGATGCGATGCCTGCGGCGAGCGAAGCTATCGCATCTATTGGTTTTTGCTTTGGTGGACACATTGTTTATTTAGCAGCCACTCTCCCAGAAATTAAAGCTACAGCCTCTTTCTACGGTGGCGGTATTCCTAACTCTACTCCCGGTGGTGGTGAACCGACAATTACTCATACCCCAGATATCAAAGGGACTCTTTACGCCTTTTTTGGGACTGAAGATCAAGGCATTCCTCCAGAACAAACAGAACAAGTTGAAGCAGAGTTACAAAAACACAACATTCCTCACCAAGTTTTTCGCTATCCTGCTGAACACGGATTTTTCTGCAACCATCGAGCTAGTTACAACGCCGAAGCTGCTGCTGATGCTTGGCTCAAAGTTAAAGAACTATTTCACAAACAACTACAAACAGTGTAA
- a CDS encoding type II toxin-antitoxin system RelE/ParE family toxin, whose product MNYQVIIQPTAFQEIETAYRWTCDNLSPEVANNWYYELEDAIASLQKFPNRCMIAPEAKVIGGEVRQLWIGKQRKYRVLFVVEEDVIAILHVRHSRQSYLSEES is encoded by the coding sequence ATGAATTACCAAGTTATTATTCAACCTACAGCTTTTCAAGAAATCGAAACTGCTTATCGTTGGACGTGCGATAATCTGAGTCCTGAAGTAGCAAACAATTGGTACTATGAACTTGAAGATGCTATAGCATCATTACAAAAATTTCCTAATCGCTGTATGATAGCACCAGAAGCAAAAGTAATTGGTGGTGAAGTTCGTCAACTCTGGATTGGAAAACAAAGAAAATATCGAGTTTTGTTTGTAGTCGAAGAAGATGTTATCGCCATTCTTCATGTTCGTCATAGTCGCCAATCTTATTTAAGTGAAGAGTCATAA
- a CDS encoding prevent-host-death family protein has protein sequence MTIKELLLQEIDNTPNELLEDLLSFLQSLKTTQKQPLSTYQELLERIDYLETIVGIRKGLDEFKQGEGIPADQALATLKNKFNIPPRS, from the coding sequence ATGACTATCAAAGAGTTACTCTTACAAGAAATTGACAACACCCCCAACGAACTCCTAGAGGATCTGCTGAGTTTTTTACAATCACTGAAAACAACCCAAAAACAGCCTCTAAGTACATATCAAGAACTCTTAGAACGAATTGATTACTTAGAAACAATAGTAGGTATTCGTAAAGGACTAGATGAATTTAAGCAAGGTGAAGGAATACCAGCAGATCAAGCATTAGCAACCCTAAAAAACAAATTTAATATTCCTCCTCGCTCATGA
- a CDS encoding PIN domain-containing protein produces the protein MNKSVLDASAFLAYLRDEPGAEIVENALIDGCYISIINWVEVLSKVVDLGESPDEIIKRLRDEGLLENSLEIIACNEEDAITIAKFRPLTKSAGLSLGDRACLALGKRLNLPVLTADKVWTSLSLGITITLIR, from the coding sequence GTGAATAAATCTGTGTTAGATGCTTCTGCCTTTTTAGCTTATCTTAGAGATGAACCAGGAGCAGAAATTGTAGAAAATGCGTTGATTGATGGATGCTATATCAGTATTATTAATTGGGTAGAGGTATTATCAAAAGTTGTTGATTTAGGAGAATCACCAGACGAAATTATTAAACGATTGAGAGATGAAGGATTATTAGAAAATAGTCTAGAAATTATTGCTTGCAATGAGGAAGATGCTATAACTATAGCTAAATTTCGACCTTTAACTAAAAGTGCAGGATTATCATTAGGAGATCGTGCTTGTCTTGCTTTAGGTAAACGATTGAATTTGCCTGTATTAACAGCAGATAAAGTCTGGACTAGTTTATCTCTGGGAATTACTATTACTTTGATTCGTTAA